CGTTGTAACATGGAGGTTTCTTACATTTCTTTCGCAAAACTACAGATGCCTTTTTTTCTGATATATACGCGTTCAatcgatagaaagagagatagagagggagtgatgtaagaagagagaaatgCTCCACAATGGATCCATACTATGCTTTCTTTTTAATGTTTCATTCACCATGGTCTAATTACTTGCTATACTCGTGATAACTAACCGCCCCTTCCCAATGAAAGAACTTGTGGCTTCAtagtgacggatctttgggtacggctgGAACCTCACACCATACACCCCGAAGAAGGAgcacaacccccgactgacacccggtacccattcactgctgggtggaacAGGGACACGGAtaaaaggagactgcccatccaccTTCATCCTACCTGGTAATCGAGCCTGGGACCTCTCGATTATAAGCCAAATTAATCGGTTTCGTGGTGGTTGTGCAATGCTTGAGAGTTCCTGGGCGTTGTCTGGTTACGTATCACATTACTtagtcatcactaccactacgTTGCTATGGTGACTATCTGGAGCGAGTCTGCTGTTGCCGCTGCCAGTCGACCAAACCACTCCTGCGGTCTCTCTTTTGGACGGTGATTTTTTTTTGCAACTGTATGTCCAAGGTTTCAGATTCGGTGTAAAGGGTCCGTTAGCATGTCCATTTCTTCGTGAGCTTCCTCCTTGTAGCATCTCCATCAATGTGTATCAATGGTAACAGCACTTCGAAGACCAACGATCTTCACTTCGTCTAGCAGAAGCGTCTTTGCCTTCAGGTTGATGTCATGCTCCAGGCTGACTTTAGCAGACCTCAGATTCTGCAGCTCCGTGCGGGAGATGTCAGCGGCGGAGGAGAGGCGGGAGATAGTTAGCTCCAGCTCCTCAACCTCACGTAATAATGCGTCCTCCACCTCGTCCCTGAAATAGAGAGATAgtagttattttcctttttaattagAGTTCGGTGTTGAGAAACCATTCATGTTTAGATAAGATATAAATGAGTAATCTTTATAAActgctctctatctatctatctctatctacctatgtctctatctctttctcaccGGGTCCTTTCCATGTTGGGTCTTCGGGCGCGGGTGAACAGGCGCGTCTGGACGAGTGCGAGTGGACCCCTCTTGGCCTCCAGTTGGTCCTCCACCTCCGTCAGACTCTGCTCCAACTGcctctcctcctcaaccacctgtGTTTTgttaagagggaaggagggattatTCGGTTCTTTGATCGTCTTTGTtctgtacattatttttttctttcattttttgtatttgtttgtatttgcatgattcttctttcttttcatccttttcctctcagatttcttcttttcttcccttccagccTCACCTTCGCGTGCTCCTCCTCCAGCAGGGTCTTGGCTCGTCGAGTGTCCGCGATGCGTTCCCTGAGGCAGTGGTCCGTGTGTTCCAGGCGCTGCCGTAGGTGACGCGACGTGGCCACCAGCAGGTCTTCAGCAGCGTCCAGAACCTGAAGAACAAAACAAGAGTAGTAAGAGTAAGCataagaggagaatggagagcaAGGATAGGTAAAGGGAAGATGTAGTCGGTGAGAATTACGGGTGAGAACAAGCTATAGCGGTAGAATAAAAGAGACGgctgataagaaagaaaggaatatgaaggcGATAATGTGATTGAAGGattaaagaagagagataaacgaGGTGCAAGTGGAGGCAGGAGAGagcggagaagagagaaaataaggaaaagaaggaggaggaggaaaaaattgaagAGGTAAAGGAGTAGAGATTAATACATATTGAGGATgattaaaagaaggagaaagagaaggaagaagaacatggcacaacgaagaaagaagaaaggatatggTAAAGTTTGTAAAGAATAGGAGTCGAAGAAAATGGATTTGTTGAGGGTGGCAAGAGCCGCAAgacagtgaaaaggaaagaagacctGCAGAACGTAACCTGGGTGTCTAGTGGCTCGTGAAGTGGCTATACCAAGTTCACTGTGCATGCATCCAAAATAAAAGTGGATTGATTTGTTCCTTCCCTCAACTGTGTCATGCCTTCTTACCTGTTCTGCCAGCTGGTGTTCTTGGTCAGCCCTCGACAGCAACTTCTCGCCCGTCCCTTTCCAGCCTTCCACCGACACGGGACTGATGGAGagtaagaaaaatacaaagaagtgcAAGCAGGAGTAGGATCCAAGCGTAAGACAAGACCTACATAACCCAAAATATCCTTACACAGCTCGCCGCCACCCTCACCTGGGATCGATCTTCTGAGccgggatgatggtggtgggcggGGCCGTGGGTGTGAGTCTCGCCGTGCTCTTCTCTACCTTGAGGGCGGCGTCCTTGTCCATCAGGTCttgttggaggtggtggcggcaggCGAGGACGCGGCGAAGCTGTATATGGGAGGAAGTTGTGATGAGGCATATTGGAAACTGCCCTTAACTTGAAGCTGTGATGGGGTAGGTTGTATGGGTGTTTAAATATAGggattgctactactaccactactaatactaatactaataatacgtCTGCAACTTCTGCTCACACCTAATTGTTCTTCATTTCACGCTTTTACctgttttcttcattccttctcctctttctttccctcctccttttgctccttctcACCTGATGCTCGGTGTCCGTCAGGCCATCAGCGAGGGCGGCGCGACACCTGCccagctcctccacctcctgccgcAGCGCCGTGGccacctcgtcctccacctcctctacccCAATGCGCTCAcgcctacctccaccaccaccagaagacgagttagtttttttttgtccCCTGTTCACCTTATCCCTTACAGATAAGCCCATTTCTATTATCCATTAAATGAAAAATGTATAAATTTTATCCTTTGCTGCCTCAAGGTCTTTCCACAGATAAGACAATCTATAATTTTGCCTCGGGTAGCGTCCCTGTGTATGGTGCCCTCGTTTTGAAGAGGCAAATGATAACTTATGAAGATTCGGGAGCAGCGCAAATGTTCTAAAAGAACTCCTGGTATGGACGAGGAGGAAGTAAGGTCAGTGAGTTTTATTGATGTAAGTAAAGTATCGAAGCGTTCAACTTGCCTTATATCGATGCACTTGAGGGCCACTTCAAGGGGCTCCAGGTACAGGTGGTGAGCCTTCCGCAGCCTCTCCCGCAGCACCTTCAGCTTGGCGGTGTCTTGGTCCAGCTCGGCGTGGCGGGAGGACATTTCTTCCCTCCAGAACGTGACATCACCGATCCTGTCTTCGAGGCGACGCTCAACCTCGCTGCGATGGCTTGCTGTCAATCGCTCCGTCTCCTCGCACACACGCCTGAAGCATTAGAGGTATTATGCTTAAAGacaaccttcatcatcatcagcagtcaCAATTTGCCCCCTGCATGATCAAGACCTTTATCAACGTCCTCTTGATTCATCCACCTATCTGATGTTGGTATACTCCATCCTGCTTCGGTAAAAGTTTATATTTAATATCTCCACCTACTTCCATGTCGGCCCTGACTTTTACAATGCCCAGGTTGCCATTCTGTTGTAAAGTGTATCTCGCTTGGCAATACTACCCATCATCAAACCTTCATTGCCTCgagtgcataacatttccctgaCCACCTTCTCACTTGTTCTCCTCCCTGGTGCGCTGGGCCGTGGACGAGCAGGCGTGGGCGTGGTGAAGGCGTGCAGCGTGTGAGGCGCGCCACACACTTGGGTTGATGGGCGGCGGCGGCACCCATGCTTCCCCACTAACCTGAAATGGATGAGAGAGTGTGTCAGAGAGCTGAGGCGGCGTAGGAGTCATTGTTACCTGGGCTGTTATGTACATAAcgtggggagaggaaaaaacattAAGTAAACGTCAGTATTTTTTTCCTCAAGAGCCAAATATGCTAAAAATAACACTGACACCAATCTGAAAGCAATACCAACATCCCTTCGTGGCTGGTAAATACCCTACCTCTCCTGGGCGTCTTGGGGGTACTGCAGGGGCTGGGGGCCGCTCATGCTTCCCGGTgatggaggaggcggcggcggaggaggtgaCAAGGGCGGGGCTGGGCCGGTAATAGTCCCTGGTGAAAGCTGAGCGGGATATTCTCCGTTCCCGAGCTAGCAGAGCCATGTTGAGGCCTGCAGGGGGTTGTTGGATCACGGAAGCAACTAATTAACTGGCTGAAGACGATAATATAAGAGGATTTCTTTACTTTATAGCCCTTCTGTCTTCTGTTTGTTGTGATTCCGCGGTGATTTATAGTTTTGAGGCCTGAAAATATTTTGTTCAGAGACCGTTCGAGGAAAAATATTTAGTGAGGATCATTTTTCACCCCTTCTAGTTGTGCTTCATGTGATTTTGTAGCTGTTtaagggaaagtggaggggaagctagaaaaggtggaagaagttCACTGGGGATAAACATCGAAGTGGAGGCGAAGGACGGAGACGAGGAAGGCCTATTGGGTGGAATTGAgcactgaggaagaggaggaggaggattaagtgaCTCTGCGGGCACTCAACCTGAAGGAAAGTGTCGTTTAGGGAAGTATTGACTTTCTGTAGCCGCTGAATCACGAGGGAGGGGCGTTAGAAGATGGCCTCGATCTCTTCTGTGGCGAATTATTGAAATCTTGAGGACTGCACCGACGTTGGACACTTCTGACACGAGATACTGCAGACTTTATTATCCTGTTAGTTGAGGAGGATTAGGACGGCACGCAGCTTTCTCAAATCGCTTATTCTATCATGATCTTTTCAGTAACATCAGACTTCGAGGTATTGTGGCCGTAAGGTGTAAAGGTGGGGCCCTTTTTCTCACTTATGTAGTAACTATGGTGTCTTTTCTCACACGTTCATGAATTAAACTCGATTTCGTTCCTTGCTTCTTCCATAGCAGTCTTAATACGCGGTTATAGAATGAATTTGGGAAGAGCTCGTGAGTGAGGCATCCGTGGCCCTGAGCCGGGGACGCCATCACCATGGTAACCACTATTGACAGGCGCCCGGGCTGCCAAGTGACATATACCTCCGGCACTGTCAAAGATTAAAATGGAAAGTATAGACGTAGATGAACCCTAAATTATCACTGGTCTTTTCCTGTTATGGTGTTTCAACATTTTCATAGAAGTGGTAAATGCAGTTGAGTTCTACATGCTTGTGAGGGTGTTACATTACTTTAGTTGATTGATTTGATTTTTCTAGTgccttattatatatatttgtggcATGAAACCGGTAAAAGACAGCATTTCCAAACACTATCCATCACCTGCCATTACCGGTACTAAGGGATTTTAACGTTTGGGAGTCATCAAACTTGACCACTAGGCAAATAAATCAACTCTAAATGGTACATACTAAATTACCACGGCTCTCAGTTACATATCAGAAGTGTTGataaggtagaagaggagaattGAAGATATTTATGGGTTTGTTTACGTCCCGCCATTCATTATTGGAACCTCGAGGGCGCGGGGCGGGCATGGCGGCGGCGTCCTCAACAAtgtcttaatttccgccgcacaCTCCCTTCCCTGCACCGCGGTAAGCAGATAATTATATACTCAGACCAAAGGGGATTCGAACTGGTCCACTGGCGGGTTGGTTTAGCTTTTATATCCAGCAGGAGAGCCATGAAGCGGACCCGGCGTGATGGTGGGCCGCCTTTGTACACGGATTTTCATATTTTTgcttgattttctttgttttttcggttaatttttgtttttttctggtttttatttgttttctcggTTGGTTTTGTGCACTGTCTCGTTTTCATGTCTTGCGTTTGAGATttccctgtttatttatttttcgtattttttgctttgttttctgttttatcggttatttttgccctttttccggttttatttcatttctcgGTTGGTTTTGTTAACGGTCTCCTCCTCATGTCTTGCGTTTGAGATttgttcttttgtgtgtttttcatattttttgctttattttccttgttttatcggttatttttgccctttttctggtttttatttattttctcggtTGGATTTTGTTTCTGGTCTTCATTTCAGGCCTGGAGTTTGGGGATTTTGCACATTTTTCGTATCTGCtgtattttcctcattttattggttattttttgcccttttactggtttttgtttattttctcggttggttttgtttcctctcttcttctcagaTCTGGTGTTTGGGGATTTTCGACGGCCTGATATGTTTTACGGTTTTACTTTCCTTTAATTTGCTTTTCGCTGTCTTTTTACTCTGCTCTCAGGTGGTTTTACTGTGATTACTTTACTTCCATTAGTTTTTATATGGTTTAGTTTGATTTGCCGTGTtgttaattttccttttattgtgtttttaccgttttcatatgttttcctgttttcattatttGTCTTAGTGGCGGTTAGTTTACTTTCGATCTTATTTTCAGGTCAGGGTTTTGGGATTTCAGACTTTTTACTGCATATTTCtgtgttttactttattttttatattttttatttatttttatgttttcagactttttttttagtatctTTCTCGCCATGGTTAGTTTAGTCCCACTGTTCATTTCAGGTCAAGGTTTAGGATTTCAGATGTTGTACTGTACAATTCTGTATTTTACTTTGATTTTTTATGTGTTATATGGTTTTTAGACACTCCTGTTTTCATTATCTCTTGCCATGGTTGGTTTAGTCCTGCTGTTCTTTTCAGGCTAGGGTTTGGGGATTTTAGTCATTTTATTGTGTTTTACCTTGCCTTCTTGTTTTATTGTCTTACCTACAGGTGTTCTactgtgttttctttatttttctcatcatGACAGTTTAGGTCTGCTGTTCTTTTCAAACCAGGATTTGGGGATTCATGAGTTTCAGAACTTCAAGGATTTAAGGATTTCTGACATTTTAGGACCTTGGGATAGGCTCTTACCTATGGGGGGAGAACT
The Eriocheir sinensis breed Jianghai 21 chromosome 12, ASM2467909v1, whole genome shotgun sequence DNA segment above includes these coding regions:
- the LOC126997618 gene encoding tektin-1-like, which encodes MALLARERRISRSAFTRDYYRPSPALVTSSAAASSITGKHERPPAPAVPPRRPGEVSGEAWVPPPPINPSVWRASHAARLHHAHACSSTAQRTREENKRVCEETERLTASHRSEVERRLEDRIGDVTFWREEMSSRHAELDQDTAKLKVLRERLRKAHHLYLEPLEVALKCIDIRRERIGVEEVEDEVATALRQEVEELGRCRAALADGLTDTEHQLRRVLACRHHLQQDLMDKDAALKVEKSTARLTPTAPPTTIIPAQKIDPSPVSVEGWKGTGEKLLSRADQEHQLAEQVLDAAEDLLVATSRHLRQRLEHTDHCLRERIADTRRAKTLLEEEHAKVVEEERQLEQSLTEVEDQLEAKRGPLALVQTRLFTRARRPNMERTRDEVEDALLREVEELELTISRLSSAADISRTELQNLRSAKVSLEHDINLKAKTLLLDEVKIVGLRSAVTIDTH